The Flavivirga eckloniae genomic interval AAGAAATTATGCAACGTCTATTTACTTTCTCTTAACTTCAGATTCTTTTTCTGCATTCCATAGAATTAAACAAGATGAAATTTGGCATTTTTATAAAGGATCACCTATTAAACTCCATATGATTTCTGATGATGGCAAATACTCTAATACCATTATAGGAAATGATATAGAAGAAGGGCAAAACCCCCAATTTGTTGTAAAAGCACAAGATTGGTTTGCAGCCGAGGTTATTGATAAAAATGCTTATGCCTTAGTGGGTTGTACCGTTTCTCCTGGATTTGATTTTAATGATTTCGAACTTCCCGAAAGAGACGTACTAATTTCGAAATACCCCGAACACAAAGACATCGTTACCGCTTTTACAAGGTTTTAATTCTGTAACCTTCGATTAAAGTAGTTTTTTAATAGCGGTATTTGTATGCCAAACATAAGTCCAAAAAGAACAATGGCATAAACAAGTGTTTTTGGTATAGAAACTGCCGATAATAAATCTGTAACCTTATTATTAAACAAGGCACTAAAATCCAAAGAACTCAACCAGCTTGAGGACTCTTGTTCGATACCGAAAAGTAAATAACCAATTAAAGCTAAAAACACTGTTGAAATAGCAAGCCACCCTGTTTTAGATATTAAAGGTTTATAAACCGTAACATCATCTCTACTTAACGCCGTAACCTGAGACATTACAGATGCTGTAAAATTAAAAGACGGACGCTCTAAAGGTTCCTCCTTAATTACTTTTTTAGTTAGGTCATCTAAATACTTATCTGCGTTCTCGTTCATAATATTCAATTATTTCAGGTTCTAACCGAGCTCTTAAAATTGTGGCTAACTTTTTTCTACTTCTAAACAATTTAACCTTTACATTATTAGGTGTTATCCCCATGGCTTTCGATATTTCTTCCAAGGATTGATCTTCAAAATAATATAAAGTTAGCAAAAAACTATCGTCTCCCGGTAACAAAGCAATACAATCTTGAATAGACTTTTTGCGTTCTTCACTTTCTAAGCGGTCTAACGCATCATCTATTGTTTTTAATTGATGTGCTGTAAATTCATCAATTGCAACATCATTAAAATGTTTTTTATTCTTTTTTAATCTATCTAAACTCGTATTATAAGCTATTTTATAAATCCAGGTCGAAAATTTAGAATCCCCCTTAAACCTGTGTAACGATTTATACGTCTTTACAAAAGTATCTTGCGCCACTTCCTCGGCCTCTTCCCTATTCTTAAGCATTCGCAAAGTTAAGGTAAACACCAAATCCTTATAACGCTCCACCAATACTTCGAAAGCACTAGTATCGCCACTTATAACTAGATTGATATAATGTTGGTCGTTGATGGTCATTTTAAAATAAGACGACTTCTTTTTGTTTAAGGTTACACCCAAACAAAAAATTATTTTTAAAAAAAAGTGTAACCTAAATTAAGAACGTATCGTCATAAGCTATGAACAGTTTAAAATTAATCAATTAAAAACAAACAATTATGGCATCAGAATTAATCATAGTACCAATTATATTTGGAACCATCTTCGGAGTATTTTATTTATACTTTTCAACACGCAACAAAGAACGTTTAGCGCTTATAGAAAAAGGTGCCGATGCTACCATTTTTGTAAAAGGAAAGAGTAAAAGCTATACAGCTCCTATTTGGAAAGTATTAATACTAAACCTAGCTCTATTACTAATGGGAATAGGTTTAGGTGTATTTATAGCATCTATTTTAAATATTTATACAAACATGGAAGAAGGTCCGCTATATGTAAGCTGTATTTTCTTAATGGCTGGTATTGGGTTATTTACAGGTTTTAATATGACTAAAAATCTAGATAAAGAATAATATGAAATAAATCGTCAATCAAAAAAATTAAAAAGGGTTAAAAAAAGTACATATTATATGACTTTTTTTAACCCTTTTTTGTTTTATATTTACAGAAATGAGTGACAATACAAGTAAATTTGATGAATTCGAAAAACTTAAAGAGTTTGAAGCATTAGATTTAAATAATCTGCTATTCGAAATTTGGTTTAAGCCCAAATTAGTTTTTACTTATTTAAAGAAACGTGCCCCAACACAATATGTTCAATTGTTATTGATCATTTCTGCACTAACAACCACTTTCGAAAGAGTAATACCTAAAAATATTGGTTGGGATGCTAACGGACTTGGTTATTTTTTCGGCATGTTAATTTTCGGAGCTATATTAACCTTGGGAGTATATCACTTTTCGGCCTGGTTTTTACATTATTTTGGACGTGCATTTTTAAATGGAAACGCTAGCACTAAAGATTTTAGGATGGTTATTGCTTGGTCTAATATCCCGATAATAGCATCTACAATTCTATCTATTCTCCTATTAATTATTTATGGACCTAACGCACTATCCGACAATTTTTTTCCAACATCAGAGACCGTACGTATTGTTTATATTACGGTAGCTATTATTGAAATTGTTATAGCTATTTGGTCTATGGTCATCACGGTAATTGGTATTATGGTGATACAAAATTTCAATGTAGGTAAAGCTATTGGAAATGTATTATTACCCATGTTCCTTGTTATTCTAATATTTATAATAGTATTTAAAATAGGAGGAATCTTGTAATGATTATCTATTTAACTAGAAAATCAAAATAAGTTTTGGGAAATGGCTCCCATCGTAATGTAAAATGCCACCACTCCTTTGAGTAATTTCTAAAACCGTGTTTTAGCATAACCGTTTGTAGCAATTGCCGATTGGCCTTTTGTTTATCGGTAATATTTGCGTAATCTACCCAAGATTCATGTCCAAAAAAATCATAAGGACTACCCATATCTAAAGCTTTGCCTGTGTTTCCGTCTATTATAGTTAAATCTACGGTACTGCCTCGACTATGCCCAGATCTTGAAGCTATATAACCTGCTTTAAATAAGTCCCTCTTATTTACTTCAGGATAAAATATATGTTTGTTTATAGTATCGTTTAAATCTTTAGCCCAACGAATAAAATGATTCACTGCCTGTTGAGGCCTATATCCATCATAAACTTTTAAGCATAAATTCTGTTCCTGTAACTCTTCATGAACCAGTTTTAACTTTTTTGCGGTTTCTGCTGTTAATATGAGCTTATTAGATTGGTAACCGTCAATTGGCTTGCCTACAAAATTATTTGAAGTGTAATACCGTAACTCTACTTCTAAATCTGGAATAACATCATGAACATATACAAATCCTTTTTCCAGTTGTCCAAAAGAAAGAACAGAATAAAACAAAAGTAGGTATGAAAATATTTTTTTCATTTTTTAAGCTATAGGCTAATGTAAATAAAAATTCAATGCATTAAAAATTGAACACAAAAAAACCGAGTTCCCTCAAACTCGGTCCTTTTTTCAATTTGCTTTTTTTATTATGAAGCTAGATTTAGGTTTACTATATCAACAACATAATGCAAATATTAATTAATTAATCCATTGAACTAAAAAGTGTGTTATTTAGTACACTCCAAAAGTAAAATTATAAATGATTTAAAAAGATAAAATACACATAAAATCGACTAAATGCATTAAATTTTAACATTTACAGATGAAAACATAATAAAATTCGGTGAAATACACACTTTGATAATGGATCATTAGATAGTAATCCCTAGTTATATGACATGGAAAAAAGTTTTATACTTTTTTGAAAAATACCCTTGAACATTTATTTAGACCTACTTAAGTTTACTCATCCCCCGTCATTAGTAGAACATTTTGACTTAGTAAAAAAAAGCAAAAAAACGAAGTTTTACATCTTTATTTTGAAGAACGCAATATCATTCCGAAAGAAAATAATTCATCCAAAACTGATTCCTCATGGTTTTCATGAAGAAATCATTTTCCACTTCGTGGTAAAATGGTGTATTTACGTATAAAAAGACATACTTGGCTAGATTTAAAAACCAAAAACATCATACAAAGAGAATATAATTTTTTAACTAAGGAACTTTTATGACCAAAAAATTTGCTGATTTTTTAAGAAAGGATAGCAGACATTAAAACATTTAACTAAATACATTATTAAGCCTTAACCGCTACCAAATCATGCTAAGCCTTGTATTTAAGAGGAAACAACATAAAAAAAGCATCCTGAGAAGGATGCTTTTTTACTAACTAACTAACCAAAAATATGAATTACATTTTTAAGCTTAAAGTAACCACTCAATAAACTATTTAATTAAAATATAATTACTTTTTATATCACAATATCCGTGCCAAACTAAAAAAAATCCTTTCTAAATTTTAACATATCTTGCAATTTTTAATCATTAAAATTAATTTATGGCCAATCAACCGCTATTTACAAATGACACCGCTACCTTTGGACTACTAATGCTTATGCTTG includes:
- a CDS encoding cupin domain-containing protein, with protein sequence MNDIEKIVSKLQLQPHPEGGYFKEVYRSNGVINKENLGVGFSGQRNYATSIYFLLTSDSFSAFHRIKQDEIWHFYKGSPIKLHMISDDGKYSNTIIGNDIEEGQNPQFVVKAQDWFAAEVIDKNAYALVGCTVSPGFDFNDFELPERDVLISKYPEHKDIVTAFTRF
- a CDS encoding RNA polymerase sigma factor, which translates into the protein MTINDQHYINLVISGDTSAFEVLVERYKDLVFTLTLRMLKNREEAEEVAQDTFVKTYKSLHRFKGDSKFSTWIYKIAYNTSLDRLKKNKKHFNDVAIDEFTAHQLKTIDDALDRLESEERKKSIQDCIALLPGDDSFLLTLYYFEDQSLEEISKAMGITPNNVKVKLFRSRKKLATILRARLEPEIIEYYERERR
- a CDS encoding DUF6249 domain-containing protein, with product MASELIIVPIIFGTIFGVFYLYFSTRNKERLALIEKGADATIFVKGKSKSYTAPIWKVLILNLALLLMGIGLGVFIASILNIYTNMEEGPLYVSCIFLMAGIGLFTGFNMTKNLDKE
- a CDS encoding YIP1 family protein produces the protein MSDNTSKFDEFEKLKEFEALDLNNLLFEIWFKPKLVFTYLKKRAPTQYVQLLLIISALTTTFERVIPKNIGWDANGLGYFFGMLIFGAILTLGVYHFSAWFLHYFGRAFLNGNASTKDFRMVIAWSNIPIIASTILSILLLIIYGPNALSDNFFPTSETVRIVYITVAIIEIVIAIWSMVITVIGIMVIQNFNVGKAIGNVLLPMFLVILIFIIVFKIGGIL
- a CDS encoding M15 family metallopeptidase; its protein translation is MKKIFSYLLLFYSVLSFGQLEKGFVYVHDVIPDLEVELRYYTSNNFVGKPIDGYQSNKLILTAETAKKLKLVHEELQEQNLCLKVYDGYRPQQAVNHFIRWAKDLNDTINKHIFYPEVNKRDLFKAGYIASRSGHSRGSTVDLTIIDGNTGKALDMGSPYDFFGHESWVDYANITDKQKANRQLLQTVMLKHGFRNYSKEWWHFTLRWEPFPKTYFDFLVK